GACATTGCCCGTCCGCGATGGACGGGCAATGTACACCGCCCCGGTCATGCGGAATCGTCCGTGTCGGCGCCGGGCCGGTGTCCGGTGTAGTGCGCACGGGGCCGGATCAGTCGCCCTTGCTCCTGCTGCTCCAGTACATGAGCCAGCCAGCCGGCCAGGCGTCCGGTCGCGAACAGCACCAGCGCGGCGTTGGCGGGCAGGGCGTAGAGCTGGCAGAGCGCCGCCAGGGTGAAATCAAGGTTTGGTCGCAGTCCGCTGACGTCCTCGGCACGCTGGATGACGGCATCCATTGCCAGTCGCTCAGGCCGGTCGGGATGTTCGCGGCGCAACTGCGCCAGCAGCTCGGCGGCGCGTGGATCGCCGTCGGGATAGAGCGGATGACCAAAACCCGGCAGATCATCGCCGCGTTGCCAGCGTGCCGTGATTTCGTCCGCGCCGGCGCGGATGAGGGCATCGGCCCTGGCAGTCGCGCCGCCATGGCGCGGACCCGTCAAAGCAGCCAGTCCGCTGCACACTGTGGCATGCAGGTGCGCCCCGGTGGACGCCACCACGCGCGCCGCAAAAGCGGAGACATTGAGTTCGTGCTCCGCGCAGAGCACCAGCGCCGCGCGCACCAGGTGCGCAAACCCCGCATTGCCGGGACGCCAGTGCCTGGCAACCTGCAGGTGTACGGGATCACCGGAGGGCGTGGCGCCCACCAGCAGGGCGGCGTTCTGGCGCAGCAGCAAAGCGGCCATCTCGCGGCGGACCGTGGGTGACAGGCTGAACGAGTGCCGCACCGCGACACCCAGCAACGGAATCGCCGCGAGCGCGCGCTCCAATGGCGGCAGCTGGGCGTCTGCCACCAGCGATTCCACGCTGGCTGGCCATCGGGCGTCGGGACAGGCGCCGAACGGGTCGTCCTGGCCGCAATCCCACAGCACCCGCGCGACGTCCTCGAGTGTTGCGCCCGACCGAACCGCGGCAATGGCCGATTGCCCGCGGTAATAAGGACCATCGGGGCAGATCAGGGAAATCTGCGTATCCAGCACCGGCAGTCCGCGGTCCAGGCTTTGCGCGGCACCGCGCGCGGCGCCGCGTCCGGCACGGCGGTTGCGCGCCAGCCGCTCGACGTCCTGGCGCCGGTAGTGCCGGCTGCGGTGATCGGGGCCTGGGCGCGATTGAATCAGCCCGCGGCTGACGTAGGCGTACAGCGTTGCCGGGCTGATTCCCAGGATGCGGCAGGCTTCAGCCGCTGTAATGAGGTCGGGATCCATGCGAACAGGTTGATTGAATGGATCAAGATTGATCAACAGGTTCGAGAATGCCAGATTGCCGCCGACGATGCCTT
This genomic stretch from Tahibacter amnicola harbors:
- a CDS encoding citrate synthase family protein codes for the protein MRARPPPEGIVGGNLAFSNLLINLDPFNQPVRMDPDLITAAEACRILGISPATLYAYVSRGLIQSRPGPDHRSRHYRRQDVERLARNRRAGRGAARGAAQSLDRGLPVLDTQISLICPDGPYYRGQSAIAAVRSGATLEDVARVLWDCGQDDPFGACPDARWPASVESLVADAQLPPLERALAAIPLLGVAVRHSFSLSPTVRREMAALLLRQNAALLVGATPSGDPVHLQVARHWRPGNAGFAHLVRAALVLCAEHELNVSAFAARVVASTGAHLHATVCSGLAALTGPRHGGATARADALIRAGADEITARWQRGDDLPGFGHPLYPDGDPRAAELLAQLRREHPDRPERLAMDAVIQRAEDVSGLRPNLDFTLAALCQLYALPANAALVLFATGRLAGWLAHVLEQQEQGRLIRPRAHYTGHRPGADTDDSA